A single Gasterosteus aculeatus chromosome 2, fGasAcu3.hap1.1, whole genome shotgun sequence DNA region contains:
- the ncoa6 gene encoding nuclear receptor coactivator 6 isoform X12 encodes MAHRCTPPSPSQRTDHLEPDNDSDRDSGVGEEDADSCHGDAGTEEEEVNKRTSCTEEKSSGGEGQASAVFIAFRGNMEDEDFSLKLDSILSGIPNMLDMASERLQPQHVEPWNSVRVTFNIPRDAAERLRLLAQNNQQQLRDLGILSVQIEGEGAINVAVGPNRGQDVRVNGPTGAPGQMRMDVGFSGQPGPGGVRMANPAMVPPGPGIAGQAMVPGSSGQMHPRIQRPTSQTGSDATDPMMAGMSVQQQQQPLQHQQAGPHVPGPMPQAAHHLQALQGGRPLNPAALQQLQQQQQHHQQQQQQAQQQAQLSQLGPRPPFNPSGQMAVPPGWNQLPSGVLQPPATQGSPAWRKPPPQAQMVPRPPSLATVQTPSHPPPPYPFGSQQAGQVFNAIGQLQQQQQTGVGQFAAPQPKGLQTGPGGVAGPPRPPPPLPPTSGPQGNLTAKSPGSSSSPFQQGSPGTPPMRPTTPQGFPQGVGSPGRAALGQPGNMQQGFMGMPQHGQPGAQVHPGMPKRPMGFPNPNFVQGQVSGSTPGTPVGGASQQLQGNQAMTHTGALPSASTPNSMQGPPHAQPNVMGVQSGMAGLPPGTTAGPSMGQQQPGLQTQMMGLQHQAQPVSSSPSQKVQGQGGGQTVLSRPLSQGQRGGMTPPKQMMPQQGQGVMHGQGQMVGGQGHQAMLMQQQQQQNSMMEQMVANQMQGNKQPFGGKIPAGVMPGQMMRGPAPNVPGNMVQFQGQVAPQQMTPQQQQQMAQLQQQQLQQQQQQQQQQQQQQQQQQQQQQQQQQQQQQHQLQQQQQHQLQQQHQQMNQQQPQQVPIAGNPNQAMGMHGQQLRLPAGHPLIQQQLQQQQLQQQKQQQQQAMLQQQQQQQQQQAAQQHPHPLGDPNGGTGDLGVQQMVPDMQAQQQQGMMGGPQHMQMGNGHFAGHGMNFNSQFQGQMPMAGACVQPGGFPVSKDVTLTSPLLVNLLQSDISASQFGPGGKQGAGGGNQAKPKKKKPARKKKSKEGDGPQQVEGLGGLDAAAGMEDSELPNLGGEQSLGLENSGQKLPEFANRPAGFPGQAGDQRVLQQVPMQFMQQQQQQHQQQHQQQMQHMQQQQIQQQQLQQQQQIQQQMQQQQIQQQQLQQQQQIQQQQQIQQMQMQSLQNAQGPQGMTGPQAPGQGQPQMHPHQLQQQPQQSNLLQQQQQQQQQQQQQQQQQQQQQQQQQQQQQQQQQQQQQQQQQQQQQQQQQMLMMLKMQQEQAKNRMSIPPGGQIPPRGMGNPPEVQRLPVSQQNNMPVMISLPGHGGVPPSPDKARGMPLMVNPQLAGAVRRMSHPDAGQGLQGAGSEEAIAHQKQPGGPDVGLQHPGNGNQQMMANQGSNAHMMKQGPGPSPMPQHTGASPQQQLPSQPQQGGPMPGLHFPNVPTTSQSSRPKTPNRASPRPYHHPLTPTNRPPSTEPSEINLSPERLNASIAGLFPPKINIPLPPRQPNLNRGFDQQGLNPTTLKAIGQAPPSLTLPGNSNNGSVGGNNNQQPFSTGSGVGGAGGKQDKQPGGQAKRASPSNSRRSSPASSRKSATPSPGRQKGTKMAINCPPPQQQLVGSQAQTTMLSPASALPNPLSMPSQVSGAVEAQQTQSPFHGMQGNAAEGIRESQGMATAEQRQVPQTPPQPLRELSAPRMASPRFPLPQQPKPDLEVKAGTVDRLPVQTPPVPDSEASPTLRAAPTSLNQLLDNSAIANMPPRAGQNTNVRDVMGKDSPKSALDPERPLHTNSQGTDMSAAVASNASEAKPQPAVPIPTSSPNLHPASISSSHPCTNVTSQTPPSLSQSLIPGLGNQPGPNVKPTPAICPALSTDTSGSPNPVSSGQSSPALTVGTSSNSSSAPKPGTSVHSVIQIPASSSAIPPNQITVFVTSNPITLPAPPKAPASMASTMVAVPNKNIRPQDIRQQAPAPRPSQFITPAPVFINPIFQVPGASVAPNSTMASQSVAMVGPIQVSTANIHLAPAPSSTQSSGANMASTQPPRSAAGQVQITTSVPSSVPVGTLPPPHQMNQGAPKTENLGEAGSAQKLSPAVRQPSPHPSPAASSASQANLASPPLSSSPGAANPTQKKPMSPPPAPQVKGQPSPAPAVVSATADSHQSLVERTGQGPPGAVPPQVLHPPAIQIEAIAPPTSAPAASNNITAPTASSPTPAASQVAVPTPIISQAPVPSTAAASNQAQAVAPQPPAVALAGASTSVAATLVSTAAPVQRPVPSVVPIVAGSGPSLEAVATTSSPVANPSGVPPAQPNPPAVERPMPPTAASAAITQTSPVSIQQAPPSQEPAASEKTGEEVLASSEQGAAVEKPKGPSRRSSRAEKEVEEEPVADSGVRKRSARPGTSAAVKAAEAGASPTQAKRRKSK; translated from the exons aTGGCGCATCGGTGTACCCCACCGTCGCCGTCCCAGAGGACCGATCATCTGGAGCCGGATAATGACTCCGACAGGGACTCCGGTGTCGGGGAGGAGGATGCTgacagttgccatggagacgcaggaacagaagaagaggaagtcaACAAGCGCACAAGTTGCACCGAAGAAAAAAGCAGCGGGGGAGAGGGACAGGCTTCTGCCGTGTTTATTGCCTTCCGAGGGAATATGGAGGATGAGGACTTCTCTCTGAAACTTGACTCCATCCTCAGCGGAATACCGAACATGCTCGATATGG CGTCTGAGAGGCTCCAGCCACAGCACGTGGAGCCGTGGAACAGTGTGCGGGTTACCTTCAACATTCCTCGGGATGCTGCCGAGCGGCTCAGGCTATTGGCCCAAaacaaccagcagcagctcagagatCTGGGGATCCTCTCCGTGCAGATCGAAG GCGAAGGGGCCATCAACGTGGCTGTGGGACCAAACAGGGGACAAGACGTCCGAGTGAATGGTCCAACTGGAGCACCTGGCCAGATGAGAATGGATGTTGGCTTTTCAGGTCAGCCTGGTCCAG GTGGGGTAAGGATGGCTAATCCGGCGATGGTTCCACCTGGACCCGGCATAGCAGGCCAGGCGATGGTACCAGGCAGCAGTGGACAGATGCATCCTCGTATTCAGAGACCTACTTCACAGACAGGTTCAG ATGCTACGGATCCAATGATGGCAGGTATGTcagttcagcagcagcagcagccactccAGCACCAACAGGCTGGTCCCCATGTCCCAGGCCCAATGCCTCAGGCCGCCCATCACCTGCAGGCTCTGCAGGGCGGGAGGCCACTCAACCCGGCCGCCCtgcagcagctacagcagcagcagcagcatcaccaacagcagcagcagcaggcccagCAGCAAGCTCAGCTGTCCCAGCTCGGACCCCGACCCCCGTTCAACCCGTCGGGTCAGATGGCTGTGCCTCCTGGCTGGAACCAGTTGCCCTCCGGGGTCCTCCAGCCACCGGCCACCCAAGGAAGCCCTGCCTGGAGGAAGCCCCCACCCCAGGCCCAAATGGTTCCACGTCCCCCCTCCCTTGCTACGGTCCAGACTCCCAGCCACCCTCCGCCCCCTTACCCATTTGGCAGCCAGCAGGCTGGGCAGGTGTTCAACGCCATTGGacagctacagcagcaacagcagacaGGAGTGGGGCAGTTTGCAGCCCCCCAGCCGAAAGGCCTGCAGACCGGCCCCGGTGGTGTCGCAGGACCGcccagaccccctccgccccttcCACCAACTTCTGGGCCCCAGGGCAACCTCACCGCCAAGTCCCctggttcctcttcctctcctttccaGCAGGGTTCACCGGGGACTCCTCCCATGAGGCCGACGACCCCCCAGGGTTTTCCCCAAGGCGTTGGATCACCAGGAAGAGCCGCCCTCGGGCAACCGGGTAACATGCAGCAGGGTTTCATGGGAATGCCCCAGCACGGACAGCCTGGGGCCCAAGTTCACCCAG GCATGCCGAAGCGTCCAATGGGATTTCCAAACCCAAACTTTGTCCAAGGTCAGGTGAGTGGCAGCACTCCAGGAACCCCTGTGGGAGGAGCCAGCCAGCAGCTTCAGGGCAATCAGGCCATGACTCACACAG GAGCTCTGCCGTCGGCCTCCACGCCCAACTCGATGCAGGGTCCACCCCATGCCCAGCCCAATGTTATGGGTGTACAAAGTGGCATGGCAGGTCTGCCTCCCGGTACAACCGCTGGGCCTAGTATGGGCCAGCAACAGCCGGGCCTCCAGACCCAGATGATGGGCCTCCAGCATCAGGCCCAGCCCGTGTCTTCCTCCCCCAGCCAGAAGGTTCAAGGCCAGGGTGGAGGTCAGACTGTTCTCTCAAGGCCCCTCAGTCAAGGGCAGAGAGGAGGGATGACCCCACCCAAGCAAATGATGCCTCAGCAAGGCCAGGGGGTGATGCATGGGCAGGGTCAGATGGTTGGAGGCCAAGGGCACCAGGCCATgctcatgcagcagcagcagcaacaaaactCCATGATGGAACAAATGGTTGCCAACCAGATGCAAGGCAACAAGCAGCCATTTGGAGGCAAGATCCCAGCTGGAGTCATGCCTGGCCAGATGATGCGTGGCCCTGCTCCAAACGTTCCAGGTAACATGGTTCAGTTCCAAGGCCAGGTTGCCCCCCAGCAGATGActccacaacagcagcagcagatggctcaactccaacaacagcagctgcaacagcagcagcagcagcaacaacaacaacaacaacaacaacagcagcagcagcagcaacaacaacaacaacaacaacaacagcagcagcaccagttgcagcagcagcagcagcaccaatTACAGCAACAACACCAACAGATGAACCAGCAACAGCCCCAGCAGGTTCCTATCGCCGGCAACCCTAATCAGGCAATGGGCATGCATGGGCAACAGTTGAGGCTCCCTGCTGGTCATCCTCTTATCCAACAACAGTTGCAACAGCAGCAGTtgcagcagcagaaacaacaacagcaacaagccatgttacagcagcagcaacaacaacaacaacaacaggcagCTCAACAGCACCCCCATCCTTTGGGAGATCCTAATGGTGGGACAGGGGACCTCGGGGTCCAACAGATGGTCCCTGATATGcaggcgcagcagcagcaaggtATGATGGGGGGCCCACAGCACATGCAGATGGGAAACGGCCACTTCGCCGGGCACGGCATGAACTTTAACTCACAGTTCCAAGGCCAGATGCCGATGGCGGGAGCCTGCGTGCAGCCGGGAGGCTTCCCAGTCAGCAAGGATGTAACTCTGACTAGCCCGCTGCTGGTCAACCTGCTGCAGAGCGACATCTCAGCCAGCCAGTTTGGGCCAGGAGGAAAACAGGGCGCCGGTGGGGGCAATCAGGCCAAACCCAAAAAGAAGAAACCGGCGCGGAAAAAGAAGTCCAAAGAGGGAGATGGACCACAGCAAGTAGAGGGACTTGG TGGTCTCGATGCGGCTGCTGGAATGGAAGATTCCGAACTACCAAATCTGGGTGGCGAACAGAGTTTGGGTTTAGAAAACTCTGGCCAGAAACTCCCCGAGTTTGCCAACAGGCCTGCAG GCTTCCCTGGCCAGGCTGGAGACCAGAGAGTATTACAGCAGGTACCAATGCAAtttatgcagcagcagcagcagcagcatcaacaacaacatcaacaacaaatgCAGCACATGCAACAGCAACAGATACAACAGCAACAattgcaacagcagcaacaaatacaacaacaaatgcagcagcagcaaatacagcagcaacaattacaacaacagcaacagatacagcagcagcagcagattcaacagatgcagatgcagagtctCCAGAATGCTCAAGGgccacaggggatgacggggcCACAGGCTCCGGGTCAAGGCCAGCCCCAGATGCACCctcaccagctgcagcagcagcctcaaCAATCAAACCTGCTGCAGCAG cagcagcagcaacaacaacaacagcagcaacaacaacagcagcaacaacaacagcagcaacaacagcagcaacaacagcagcaacaacaacagcagcaacaacaacagcagcagcagcaacaacagcagcagcagcagcaaatgtTGATGATGTTGAAGATGCAGCAGGAGCAGGCAAAGAACCGCATGTCCATCCCTCCAGGAGGACAGATCCCTCCTAGGGGCATGGGCAATCCGCCTGAGGTCCAGAGGCttccagtctcacagcaaaacaacaTGCCCGTAATGATCAGCCTTCCCGGACATGGAGGGGTACCGCCGTCTCCTGACAAAGCAAGAGGCATGCCCCTGATGGTGAACCCCCAG CTTGCAGGAGCTGTACGAAGAATGTCCCATCCGGATGCAGGGCAGGGTCTTCAAGGCGCTGGGTCTGAAGAAGCCATTGCTCATCAGAAGCAGCCTGGCGGCCCAGACGTTGGGCTGCAGCATCCTGGAAATGGGAACCAACAAATGATGGCTAATCAGGGCTCCAACGCTCACATGATGAAGCAGGGCCCTGGTCCATCCCCAATGCCCCAGCACACCGGAGCCAGTCCCCAGCAGCAGCTACCTAGTCAGCCTCAGCAAGGGGGTCCCATGCCGGGCCTTCATTTCCCCAATGTACCTACAACCTCCCAGAGCTCCAGGCCCAAAACCCCCAACAGAGCGAGCCCCAGGCCGTACCACCATCCTCTCACCCCAACTAATCGCCCACCCAGCACCGAACCCTCCGAGATCAACCTTTCACCCGAGAGGCTTAATGCCTCCATCGCAGGCCTGTTTCCTCCCAAAATCAacattcctctgcctcccaggCAGCCGAACCTAAACAGGGGATTTGATCAGCAAGGTCTGAACCCGACAACTCTGAAAGCCATCGGCCAGGCCCCTCCCAGCTTAACCTTACCAGGCAACAGCAACAATGGCAGTGTGGGCGGAAACAACAATCAACAGCCGTTCTCAACTGGCTCTGGAGTAGGAGGTGCAGGCGGTAAACAGGACAAGCAGCCTGGAGGGCAGGCTAAGAGGGCAAGTCCCAGCAATAGCCGGAGGTCGAGTCCAGCCTCGAGCCGGAAGTCGGCAACCCCGAGTCCAGGGAGACAAAAGGGGACAAAGATGGCGATCAACTGCCCTCCGCCCCAGCAGCAGTTGGTCGGCTCTCAGGCGCAAACCACTATGCTAAGCCCGGCCTCAGCACTCCCAAATCCGCTATCTATGCCGTCACAAGTAAGTGGGGCAGTGGAGGCTCAGCAGACCCAGAGCCCCTTCCACGGGATGCAAGGGAACGCCGCCGAGGGAATCCGGGAAAGTCAGGGAATGGCTACGGCAGAGCAGCGTCAGGTGCCTCAAACGCCGCCGCAGCCTCTGAGGGAGTTATCAGCTCCTAGGATGGCGAGCCCCCGTTTTCCGTTGCCTCAGCAGCCTAAGCCTGACTTGGAAGTGAAGGCTGGGACAGTTGATAGGCTCCCTGTGCAAACGCCGCCTGTGCCGGACTCCGAGGCCTCACCTACTCTCAGGGCAGCGCCAACCTCCCTGAACCAGTTGCTGGATAACTCTGCTATCGCAAACATGCCTCCTCGGGCCGGACAAAATACTAATGTCAGGGATGTTATGGGAAAGGACAGCCCCAAGTCCGCTTTGGATCCAGAGAGACCACTCCACACTAATTCCCAGGGCACAGATATGTCAGCTGCTGTCGCTTCAAATGCATCGGAGGCCAAACCTCAACCCGCTGTCCCAATTCCTACCAGCAGTCCAAATTTACATCCCGCCTCAATTTCCAGCTCGCACCCTTGCACCAACGTGACCTCTCAAACTCCCCCCAGCCTCAGCCAGAGCCTCATCCCAGGCCTCGGTAATCAGCCCGGTCCAAATGTAAAACCAACGCCTGCCATCTGCCCCGCCCTCAGTACTGACACAAGTGGAAGCCCCAACCCAGTCTCCTCGGGTCAAAGCAGTCCTGCCTTGACAGTCGGCACCAGTTCTAACTCCAGCTCAGCTCCGAAACCCGGGACAAGTGTTCACTCAGTCATACAGATCCCGGCCTCTTCTAGCGCAATTCCCCCCAATCAGATTACTGTGTTTGTCACCTCTAACCCCATCACCCTCCCCGCTCCTCCCAAGGCACCCGCATCAATGGCCTCAACCATGGTGGCCGTCCCCAACAAGAACATTAGACCTCAGGACATCCGGCAGCAGGCCCCTGCCCCCCGCCCTTCCCAGTTCATCACCCCCGCCCCTGTATTTATCAACCCTATTTTCCAAGTCCCGGGAGCATCGGTGGCTCCCAATTCCACAATGGCCTCACAGTCCGTTGCTATGGTGGGGCCCATCCAAGTGTCCACTGCTAACATCCACCTTGCTCCTGCCCCAAGCTCCACCCAGTCCTCTGGGGCTAACATGGCCAGCACTCAGCCCCCCAGGAGTGCTGCTGGACAGGTCCAGATCACCACTAGTGTTCCCTCATCAGTCCCAGTTGGTACTCTCCCACCCCCTCACCAAATGAACCAGGGGGCTCCCAAAACAGAAAATCTAGGTGAGGCAGGTTCGGCTCAGAAACTCAGTCCTGCAGTACGCCAGCCGTCTCCCCATCCAAGCCCTGCAGCATCATCTGCCTCCCAGGCAAAcctggcttctcctcctctctcctctagTCCTGGGGCTGCTAACCCCACTCAAAAAAAGCCCATGTCGCCACCCCCCGCTCCCCAGGTAAAAGGGCAACCTTCACCGGCTCCCGCCGTGGTTTCTGCGACAGCGGACTCCCATCAGAGTCTTGTAGAAAGAACTGGGCAGGGCCCCCCTGGAGCCGTACCACCACAGGTCCTCCATCCTCCTGCCATCCAGATTGAAGCTATAGCTCCACCTACAAGTGCTCCCGCTGCCTCCAACAACATTACTGCGCCAACTGCCTCCTCTCCAACCCCAGCTGCCAGCCAAGTGGCTGTTCCCACTCCGATCATCAGCCAGGCTCCAGTGCCCTCGACGGCTGCAGCCTCCAACCAGGCCCAGGCTGTAGCTCCTCAACCTCCTGCAGTCGCCCTAGCTGGCGCCTCCACAAGTGTCGCTGCTACTTTGGTCTCCACTGCTGCTCCCGTACAAAGACCTGTACCGTCTGTTGTTCCGATTGTTGCTGGATCTGGACCTTCTCTGGAGGCTGTCGCCACCACATCCTCTCCAGTTGCAAACCCCAGCGGAGTTCCCCCTGCTCAGCCTAACCCCCCAGCTGTGGAGCGGCCAATGCCGCCTACTGCTGCATCGGCTGCAATCACTCAGACCTCCCCAG TATCTATTCAACAAGCCCCACCGTCCCAAGAACCTGCTGCCAGTGAGAAGACGG GTGAAGAGGTCTTGGCGAGTTCAGAGCAGGG GGCTGCGGTGGAGAAGCCCAAGGGGCCGAGCAGGCGCAGCTCGCGGgcggagaaggaggtggaggaggagccggtGGCGGACAGCGGCGTGAGGAAGCGGTCGGCCCGGCCCGGGACCAGCGCCGCTGTCAAAG cagcagaaGCCGGAGCGAGCCCCACGCAGGCCAAACGAAGGAAGTCCAAATAg